CCGCCCTCTGAAAAGCAGGACGGATTTTTTGTATGCAACCTGTTTTGGTATTTGTTAAAATATTGAAAATGAAATCCATCTATTTTTAACTCCAAGGAGTGTCTTCATGACCGTTTACTTGCGCCCCTTTCAAATCCCCGAAGACTATGTCGCGCTCTCAACCTTTTACAATCAGCTTCAACCAGGATCCCTTACACCGGATGACCTGGCTGCGGAGGACAAGCAGATTCCTGCCCAATCCCGCCTTTTTCTTGATGTGAATCAGCAGCTAGGCGGCTTTGGCAGAGAGCGCATCGTGGCAGAATCTACGGAAACCAAGGCTGTGATCGGCTACGCGCAAATCTGGAGAGCTCCGTGGACACCTCCCGGGTGCCTGTCGAGCTTGTTTTATGTAGAGCCAGAGCATCGGGGACAGGGCGTAGGTACTGCTCTTCTCTCCCACCTCATCCAGTGGGCGAAGCAACAGCAGGCAGATATCGTCATGTCCGAGCTCAAGGACTGGATTCCTCACTCTCTGGCTTTCGTCGCCAAACACGACTTCACAGTAGATGCCCATGTCTTTGAGCTGCATGTGGATTTGGATACGTTTGATGCGCCAGAAATGGAAGTCATGCTCTCCTCACTTGAACAAAGCGGGATTACGTTTTGCACACTCGCCGACCTGTCTCCCATTCAGGAGCAATCTATGGAAAAGATATACCATTTGTATGCCGAAACACTGAAGGACAATCCGGGACATGTCGGCGAATTGCCCGAATTGGATGAGTGGCGTCGCGAGGCCTTTCCACAAGACTCCTGTGATCCTGAGCTTGTGTTTATCGCAGCAGATGGTGAGCGTTTTGTAGGCGTGACGACGGTCTTTCACACAGACCAGCCAAGCATCAAATACACGGACTATACGGGTGTTGCCCAGGATTATCGGGGACGCGGAATTGCTCGTGCCCTCAAGCTACTCTCCATTCATGCCGTCAAAAAGCTGGGGGCTAGTACCTTGTCTACAGAGACAGAAGCGAAAAATAGCCCCATGCAGGCTGTCAACCGAAAACTCGGTTACGTGCCGGGCAAAGGGCATTATCGTATCATCAAATGTTTGTAAGCAAACGGGGATATCTATTCATAAAACCGATTCGTCACATGCTACTTTCACTCCGCCGAGGCGGCATCAATGACATGACCGTTCGTCATTTGCAACAATTGCTCAAAGGATACGGGTAAGAGTGATTCCGCGATTCCAGCAGCCGTATACACGAGAGAAAACCGCTGCAAGGAAGCATCAATAAAAATCGGCACTTCCTGCTGCAACGCAAACGGACATACCGCACCTACCTGAAATCCGGTAACCGTCTCGACTTCTTCTGGCGAAGCCATTTTCGCCTTCACTCCGTTGAACGCTGCCTTGACTTGCTTTGCGTGGATACGGACATCTC
This is a stretch of genomic DNA from Brevibacillus choshinensis. It encodes these proteins:
- a CDS encoding YbaK/EbsC family protein, whose product is MNRSPLERVERYVQQYEPSLVPLLFPEPMKTSEEAATALGVEIGQIAKSILFRVNEEYALFVAAGDVRIHAKQVKAAFNGVKAKMASPEEVETVTGFQVGAVCPFALQQEVPIFIDASLQRFSLVYTAAGIAESLLPVSFEQLLQMTNGHVIDAASAE
- a CDS encoding GNAT family N-acetyltransferase, with product MTVYLRPFQIPEDYVALSTFYNQLQPGSLTPDDLAAEDKQIPAQSRLFLDVNQQLGGFGRERIVAESTETKAVIGYAQIWRAPWTPPGCLSSLFYVEPEHRGQGVGTALLSHLIQWAKQQQADIVMSELKDWIPHSLAFVAKHDFTVDAHVFELHVDLDTFDAPEMEVMLSSLEQSGITFCTLADLSPIQEQSMEKIYHLYAETLKDNPGHVGELPELDEWRREAFPQDSCDPELVFIAADGERFVGVTTVFHTDQPSIKYTDYTGVAQDYRGRGIARALKLLSIHAVKKLGASTLSTETEAKNSPMQAVNRKLGYVPGKGHYRIIKCL